TTCTGTTCTTACTTGAACCAGATCCAGGTCCAGGTCTTGGGGTCTTGTTAGCCTTTGCCTTATTCGGTAAAGGAACTGCCAAGGCTTCGGCACCAAGTGCGATGATTATTCACTTCTTCGGTGGGATTCATGAAATTTACTTCCCATACATTTTAATGAAACCAGCCTTGTTCTTAGCAGTTATCGCTGGTGGGGTTACCGGTACGGCGACCTTTAGTTTGTTAAATGTTGGTTTGAAGTCAACGCCATCACCTGGTTCAATCTTCATGCTATTCATCATGTCACCACGTAGCATTTCAAATTACATTGGTCTCTTGTTAGGGGTTACCTTAGCAACGGTGGCGTCATTCATTGTTGCGGCGATTATCTTACGTCGTGATAAGAGTATGGGCACCGAAGATTTGGCCGCTGCTCAAGGTCAAATGAGTGCAATGAAGAATGCTAAAAATGGTGAAGCGGTTAATCCTGCCGAAGCCGCTGACGTGATTGCTTCTTATAAAGATGTTGATCATATCATCTTCGCTTGTGATGCCGGTATGGGATCTTCCGCAATGGGGGCATCCTTATTACGGGATAAAGTGAAGAAAGCTGGTATTGAGATGTCCGTGACGAATACGGCCATCAGTAATTTGAAAGATGAACCAGGCTTATTAGTTATCACGCAAGATGAATTAGCTGATCGAGCTGCCCAAAAAGCGCCGCACGCTTTACGGTTAGCTGTTGATAACTTCTTGAGCAGTCCTAAGTATGATCAAGTAGTCGTTAACCTAAAGGCTCGCGATCAAGTTAATCCGGAACCAGCACCTGCTTCAGCAGCACCACAAAGTGCCACCGAAGATCCGAGTGCATTACCTGATAACTTAGATTTAACCGTTGTTAACGAAGTGGTCTTTGTGCATCATGATGGTCACTTGGGTACCGCAACCATGGCAACGTCGTTGATGAAAGGGCGTTTAAAGAAAGCTAACAAGTCAATTGCCGTTAAGAACTTAGGTATTGATGAATTGCAAGATAACCACAGTCTCTTAGTTGTTTCCAGTTCGGAAGCCGCTAAAAACTTGAAGACCCGTTATACACACGTTCAAGTGTTAGTCACGGACGATCTTCTGAACTCGCCTAAATATGATAAG
This region of Lactobacillus sp. CBA3605 genomic DNA includes:
- a CDS encoding PTS mannitol transporter subunit IICBA, translated to MKAANVNNSATQSAPVAKKPGIKARVQKFGSALSNMVMPNIGAFIAWGLITAIFMKGGWFPNADLAKMIQPMVNYLLPLLIAFTGGNMIAGHRGGVVGAIATIGVIVGSNIPMFIGAMIMGPLGGWAIKKWDDAISDKVRSGFEMLVNNFSAGIMGMLLAIVGYYGIGPVVAGASAAMAAGVNWIIKVNLLPLANVFIEPAKILFLNNAINQGILTPLGIQSAASAGKSILFLLEPDPGPGLGVLLAFALFGKGTAKASAPSAMIIHFFGGIHEIYFPYILMKPALFLAVIAGGVTGTATFSLLNVGLKSTPSPGSIFMLFIMSPRSISNYIGLLLGVTLATVASFIVAAIILRRDKSMGTEDLAAAQGQMSAMKNAKNGEAVNPAEAADVIASYKDVDHIIFACDAGMGSSAMGASLLRDKVKKAGIEMSVTNTAISNLKDEPGLLVITQDELADRAAQKAPHALRLAVDNFLSSPKYDQVVVNLKARDQVNPEPAPASAAPQSATEDPSALPDNLDLTVVNEVVFVHHDGHLGTATMATSLMKGRLKKANKSIAVKNLGIDELQDNHSLLVVSSSEAAKNLKTRYTHVQVLVTDDLLNSPKYDKMVLGLK